Sequence from the Tripterygium wilfordii isolate XIE 37 chromosome 10, ASM1340144v1, whole genome shotgun sequence genome:
aagggaaaaaaaagggtaCAAAACTACTTTACAAgaaaaaactgaagaaaaaatccattaattgaagaaaaaattcaCATGAGAACAAAGTTACAAACTTAATCAGTAACATAAGACGAGCTTCCAAATAAACATAGATAGAATGCATCTCTAAAATAGTGCGGCCATTTTGACCTAAAAGTAGGTCATCCGCAAAGGATTTACACGATATCAACTCAACAAACACCAATCTACATTtaaacaaacagaaaaataaGATCGGGTCAAGCTTGTCAGAATCAATTTGGTTGATAGGGAGACATGCAAGCACAGAGTTCCCAATGTATGATCAGGGCCAAAATGTTTCTATTCAATTGCAAGTAATGCAATGgtgtttcttactttcttttactagtaaaagaaaaacaagataaaTGGAGTCCAGTCCTACAATATATTAGTATGGCATTCATTTTGCTTTCTTTCGAATGAGACAATTACTAATAAGGAGATAATTGGAAAGcatgttccaataaggacagcctaagaaaattcaataataaagaCATAATTCATTAAATTACTTATATACcctttttcatttaataaaattacaaagtcgggacctttttttttctttttttaaacgaAACTTTAAAATGATTTATCGCTCAGAAATATATGAtggattttaaaataaaaattatatattctaaatCAGCATGAAAAACTCTTTGAAATAAGATCAGTAATCGataaattttgaaatgaaaatatctcgcatataaatttaatttagtgTGGATAATTTTCAAATTCTTTGACCAAATTATCCTTTTCGTAGCATGTCAATTAGTTGTTACTAATAGGTCATAATTCCGAGCAAACTTTCTCTAATAACCAGTGAGTCCTAGAAAGTCATGCAAGGCGTCCGCCAAGCTTGCATTGCCTCAATTTTATTAAGGATCCAGATGTACTCTGCTCCTTCAAATAATATGGCCTATCCATAATTGTttataaaaatcaaatcaacTTGGAGCGGTGGTGCTAAAATAATAGAATTACACTCAACTATTGACAGAGAACAAACATGGAACATCGTTGCATTACAAATATGAACaaagctttcttttttttttttttttggaaaagtcggatgatttttattaataaatatattaataactAAGGAGATCAAAGAACAATTGGTCCCAACAAGACATAGGTTCCAAGTCTAAGAACCAAACAAACATGGACCCAAAAGACAAGAACCGAAAGGCACCACTaatgaaaagaggaagagaaaggcAAGCAGAGAACAAAATCTCAGAATCCACGGAACAAAGACCAAGCATGGAGCTCAAAGTCTCAGAATCTGGGGAcaacacttgcaatggtgttattttatctgggccaacaaatatgtatgaggttttgtgttttgttgatatggctgtattgggagatgtgttttgctggtgtggttgtattgaaagattgtgttttggtgtagttttattgtgcaTAATAtggagggcatgagaatttgttggccttcatgttgggtgggaaggaaaaatatataggaatttgtgttttgctgatgtggttacattgagagatgtgttttgttgatacggttgtattgagatacgtgtttgacttgactttttatgtaatagagatgggaccCAGGCTTGATTTTTGGTGGCCCAACAAATTGttcccattgcaattgctcaaacccCATTTGAAGAAACCAGTAGAACAACATTTCAACTAACAGGTAGAAACTAATTTAACCCAAGTAGATCGAAAGACAGATCattatatcaaattatcaacTAGCGTAGAGGCACACGCCAAACCATATCAGTAGCGGAGATTTTTCAATTCTTGACATGGTTCATAAGCAAGTGGCTATGCCTATCATGAAAGGCAAAACAAATGACCTACTGTACATGTGAATTGATGTCCATATTACACAACCTGCAATTGCACAACCATATCATATCAGATGATTTCCTGATAAGTAATAACCAAAAAACAAAGCACTTCATGGAACACCCTCCTTTCTCCAATCTCAAGCAATAATTGCATTCAATGATGAAACCCTTTTCTCTAGGGTATACCTGGCTAAGCGATTCGGAACAAACAAACCCAATTTGTTAGCGCGTATGTTTTACATCCAGATCCAGTAAATGGAAGCATATAGGGTTAGAAATGCTGATAATTTTTAAAGAACAAATGAGCTCAGACTTCACTCGTTTTCTAAATTACGAAGCTATAGGCCCTTTGCTAATTCTTATCAGATTGGTActaataattaaagaaaaaggcATCGGGGTACAATTATGAACAAACAATTTTTTCTTAGGCCGGACTCTTTCTTTGGCAATAGAGGTCAGGTCAGCCTAAAACTCCTTCCTGATCCGGTTGTCCTAacctcaaaaataaaattggtcAATGAACCCGATGGTCGTGGGACGACCACGAGCATTTCGACGCTCAAGTAAGTCTTCAAGATTATCACCAATCTTAATAATCACAAAATAGAGCTTAAACTTTACCTTGATTGTCTCTTCTCTTTATATAGTAGACGACTTGAGTGCTTACCCGTCCAGTCCGGCTGATTAGCATGGGATTACCAAATTAGTTACCTAATTTGGTAGCCTATCGTGGACGAAAATCATGGGGCGCGCCTAATAAACTTGAGCCACATGTCTATCATGGATAATTACATTTGCCTCCCAAAGGCCCGTTTAGACTTGTCTGAACCAGTGTTATCAGACTCGACCCGCGCATCGAcccatgaaaataaattttgaaggTTCAACCGGTTAACCCGAAGGGTTAAGGGTTGAACcgcatatttttttaattaatttattaattatttataaataattaataatagtataattctatgaaaataaaaaaatgtatatcTCAATTCTCAAGTTCTCAACTACAAAAATGAACTCTGTAATCCAAAAATCACAAATTCCCAATACAAACATAAACCCCATAACCTAAACATTAAAAATCCAACatccaaaatacaaatataaactccataatccataattaTTAATCAAAACTCATAAGTCCAAACACAAACTCCATAATCcaacattcaaattcaaacataaactCCATATGAGTTCataatccaaacataaaaaGTCCAACACTCCAACATccaaataaaaacacaaactaAATAATTCAAAGTCCATAgataaaagttaaaaacaaaTAATGCAACATCCAACAAGTCAAATAAATAATGATATAATGCTCATTCACGTGGAACATCAAACTGAGTAAAGCCATATTGAGTCCCTCCATCAAAGTTCTCATGATGCTCAGTGCTTGTTACATTATCAAATCCAAATGTATCAGTCACCTGCTCTGTGATTCTTCCATGATCAAATCCAAATGTATTAGTCACCACGTTAGAAGTAGATCCTTCAACTCTAACTTCAAATGGATCCACCTCTTCACCTTCATCATCCAATTCTTCTCCAAAGAGTTTGAAACTCATCTACATTGATTAAAGTAAAACAAAAGATTAAGTGTATAAGAGATACATGAAAGTAGTAAAGTGTAAATAGAATTAAACTTGATATAAAGAAAATACTACCATCTTGGAGTTCTTGTGCATGGTTTTGAGCGCTACAACTTGCCAAATTTTGTctaaaatcttcaatttcttcaacgGTCAAAAATGGAGGTTCCTCCTCCAACACCCAAAGTTCATTCGAGTTAAAGTCTTCAAAATCAATAGGATCGTAGTTACGACCCTTCCAATAATtactacataaaaaaaattcattttcaaaTACAACTTGGTAGTGTAAAATATAAACTATAAAAGTTGACaatagttaaaacttaaaagtaaaGCTCAACATAAGTAAAAGGTATTAATTTTACCGTTGTTGTAGCCTTAAGTTGTACAGCACATAAACGAGATCATTGAGTCTTTGATGTTCCAAcctatttctcttttttgtatGTATATGCTCAAATGCACTCTAGTTTCTTTCACAACCCGAAGCACTGCAAGTTTGACTCAATACTCGAATGGCAAGCTTTTGTAAGTTTGGTGCGCTACTTCCAAATAGAACCCACCATTGATCTACAAAATATAAATACTAAGATAAAAAATGTAGAGACCCAAAATAAAGTATAGTtcaaatttaaaacaatttttaaaacttgCATGGAAGCATTGCATTCCGATCAGAAATAGCTGAAATCCTTCCAAAATCCCCTTCTACATTTTTGAAGATTGTCATTTCCCTTGTTAAGTTGGCTCGTAAGGCGAGTTGTCCATGTGCATACCTTTCAATGACATCTGCTAACCCCGAGATTGTATGTCTATGCTTGGCCATCTCATTCACATCATATTGGTTATCCAATAACCGGCAGCATGGAGATTTGTATGAAGTTGGCTATCCCACCGACTATCAATGATCCTTATGTAAGGTGCAACCCTTCTCTTCCTCCTTTCAAATCTCTTTAAAATTTCACCTCTAGCTTTCCAAATTGCAGCATACATATAACCCATAGCCGACCTATTTTCACTATCAACCAACCTCAACACACGAACTAGAGGCTTGGTTATGTAAACAATGGTGGCACTTTCTTTCCAAAATGATGAATCCAATACAAGGTCAGTAAATTTCTTCCCTTTACTATCTCTTGAATATGTTGATTGCATCCATTCCTTACATGTCACCATTTGACGCAAGGCATCCTTTTGCGACAAAATACTTTCCAAAGCAATAAAGTTAGTAGCAAACCGTGTGGGGGCGGGACGAAGAATTTCTCTACCACCAGTGTGCTCTCTCATCAAATGCAAAACGAAAGTATGATTATAAACATACTTTGTTATCTTGGCAGCATGAAACACACACTCACTAACCTCCCCCAATTTACCATTATCCTGTAACATCAAGTTCAAACAATGGGCGGCACAAGGAGACCAATAAAGTGTAGGAAATTCCTGCTCTAGCAACCTTCCAGCAGCAACATAATTAGCTGCGTTATCAGTCACCATATGCACCACATTTTCAGCACCAACAAAAAGTACAACTTCTCTAAACAAACTATATAAAACATTAGCAGTCTTAGAAGCTTCAGTGGCATCAATAGATTTCAAGAATACTGTACCTTTTGGACAATATACCAGAAAATTAATTAGTGTTCTTCTGCACTGATCAGTCCATCCATCAGCCATTATTGTACATCCCGTTTCTTTCCAAATCGCACGAAAATTTTCAACAAAGTTTCTAACTTCTGCAACATTCTTTGTCAATAGATGTCCACGCATGTCATGGAAGCTAGGCCCTTTGTAACCAGCACCCATACTAGCAATAGCATCAATGGCATGTTGATAAAATTTAGAATTTACCGCATTAAATGGGAGGCAGGCATCAATCAACCATTTTGACATAGCAAGATCAGTCTTCTCTTTAGCTTCTTTAGTTTGCAATGCACTTTTGATAGTTGGTTGAGCACCTGCAGAAGTCCTTGGCATGAAATAAGATTTCAGGCCAACCGTTCTTGATTTTGATTGGGTCTTCTGACTTTGGGTGCTCCGTTGACTTCCTCTAATATTAACATCGCTTCGACTCACTTGACGTGGAGGTAATGTCTCTTGAACTTCATCATCACATTCCTCTTGCTGCTCATGCCTAAATGGAGATTGCTCATCATACAAAGTCtggtgatttcttttttttggtagaaaCCTCTTCAATAGCCATCTTCATTTGGAATTGGACATCTGGAGATACTTTTTTACAATCCTCAACACCACCACCCTTAATCCCCGACAAATGGTATTTGACTCAATTGATACCTCTACCTAGGAAAACTTTGTCACAGAATAAGCATTTTAACCTCTTCTTCTGTGTACCTCCTCCGTCTGTTTCATAAAGCTCTACACAATGCTTCCAAGCTGGATCATTTTTTCCTCTAACTGAACTTTGTACAGGCACGATGAAGTTGAAGTAGGGTTAGATGTGGATCCTGTAGTTGATGGTCCTGATGATGGTGTAGATGACattttaaaataaagtaatGAACATTAATCCCTGCAAGTTCAAGTTAAACCAAACATCAGATATGAAAAAGTTGAACGAACTAATGAAGTAATCACAACATCATTCTCAAGTCTCGAAACTGATCTCAATTGAGTTATGAATAAGtttacactttttcttccacattttcaaattttaaagggAAAACAGGACAaaatttgattaatatttttctttgggAAACTCCTATAGACTATAGTCCTATGGGCTATAACACCAAAGTCCAAACTCATATGAATCTCAATCAATTCAGCAACGACGTTAATATTGATTACTTAAAGTCTCAAAGTCTCAAAGTCTTTAGTCTTTACTGataaagaaaattcaaaccaaaagaacaaattgaaatactcaattcaatccaaacatgtaaaaatgaaatacaaattaaataaaattattgcaTACAAATTTAGAGACTTAGAAATTCAGAGAGTTAACAGACAAAGAGGCACATAAACAAATTTAGTCTTAGAGATGAGAATGAAGTGCAGAATACGTGAAGAACCATGGAAAGAAATAAAATCAACTAACCTGGAAGCCTGGAATTgaagttttgatttttgatcttGTCCCCAAATTCTAGGTCATCATCTGCAGAATGAAAATAGAAGAGAGATTAGAGTCGGTAGTCCGGTACTCGATAGAGGtgagggagagagaagaaactcACAGAGAGAGAGATCGACCCATCGCGAGGTG
This genomic interval carries:
- the LOC120007282 gene encoding uncharacterized protein LOC120007282, which codes for MKQTEEVEVSIESNTICRGLRVVVLRIVKKHEQQEECDDEVQETLPPRQVSRSDVNIRGSQRSTQSQKTQSKSRTVGLKSYFMPRTSAGAQPTIKSALQTKEAKEKTDLAMSKWLIDACLPFNAVNSKFYQHAIDAIASMGAGYKGPSFHDMRGHLLTKNVAEVRNFVENFRAIWKETGCTIMADGWTDQCRRTLINFLVYCPKGTVFLKSIDATEASKTANVLYSLFREVVLFVGAENVVHMVTDNAANYVAAGRLLEQEFPTLYWSPCAAHCLNLMLQDNGKLGEVSECVFHAAKITKYVYNHTFVLHLMREHTGGREILRPAPTRFATNFIALESILSQKDALRQMVTCKEWMQSTYSRDSKGKKFTDLVLDSSFWKESATIVYITKPLVRVLRLVDSENRSAMGYMYAAIWKARGEILKRFERRKRRVAPYIRIIDSRWDSQLHTNLHAAGYWITNMM